One Mycoplasmoides pneumoniae FH genomic region harbors:
- a CDS encoding FAD-dependent oxidoreductase: MKKVIVIGVNHAGTSFIRTLLSKSKDFQVNAYDRNTNISFLGCGIALAVSGVVKNTEDLFYSTPEELKAMGANVFMAHDVVGLDLDKKQVIVKDLATGKETVDHYDQLVVASGAWPICMNVENEVTHTQLQFNHTDKYCGNIKNLISCKLYQHALTLIDSFRHDKSIKSVAIVGSGYIGLELAEAAWQCGKQVTVIDMLDKPAGNNFDEEFTNELEKAMKKAGINLMMGSAVKGFIVDADKNVVKGVETDKGRVDADLVIQSIGFRPNTQFVPKDRQFEFNRNGSIKVNEYLQALNHENVYVIGGAAAIYDAASEQYENIDLATNAVKSGLVAAMHMIGSKAVKLESIVGTNALHVFGLNLAATGLTEKRAKMNGFDVGVSIVDDNDRPEFMGTFDKVRFKLIYDKKTLRLLGAQLLSWNTNHSEIIFYIALAVQKKMLISELGLVDVYFLPHYNKPFNFVLAAVLQALGFSYYTPKNK; this comes from the coding sequence ATGAAGAAAGTGATTGTTATCGGTGTCAATCACGCCGGCACCAGTTTTATCAGAACCCTTTTAAGCAAGAGCAAAGACTTTCAGGTCAACGCTTATGATCGCAATACCAACATCTCCTTTTTGGGTTGTGGAATTGCCTTGGCAGTTAGTGGTGTAGTTAAAAACACCGAAGACCTGTTCTACTCCACCCCTGAAGAGCTAAAAGCTATGGGTGCTAATGTCTTTATGGCTCATGATGTAGTTGGTCTTGATCTAGACAAAAAACAAGTAATCGTGAAGGACTTGGCCACTGGTAAGGAAACTGTGGACCACTATGATCAATTGGTAGTAGCCTCTGGAGCTTGACCGATTTGTATGAATGTGGAAAACGAAGTAACCCACACCCAATTGCAATTCAACCACACTGATAAGTACTGTGGCAATATTAAGAACTTAATTAGTTGTAAGTTGTACCAACACGCCCTTACCTTAATTGACAGCTTCCGTCATGACAAGTCAATTAAATCAGTAGCCATTGTGGGCTCGGGTTACATTGGTTTAGAGTTAGCAGAAGCGGCTTGACAGTGTGGTAAACAGGTGACTGTGATTGACATGTTGGACAAACCAGCTGGCAATAACTTTGATGAAGAGTTTACCAACGAGTTGGAAAAAGCCATGAAGAAAGCGGGCATTAACCTAATGATGGGTAGTGCCGTTAAGGGCTTTATTGTTGATGCGGACAAAAATGTCGTTAAAGGTGTTGAAACCGATAAGGGTCGGGTGGATGCTGACCTTGTCATCCAATCGATTGGGTTCCGCCCAAACACCCAGTTTGTCCCTAAAGACAGGCAGTTTGAGTTTAACCGTAACGGTTCGATTAAGGTTAATGAATACCTCCAAGCCTTAAATCATGAAAATGTGTATGTTATTGGTGGGGCTGCTGCCATTTATGATGCAGCTAGTGAACAATACGAAAACATTGACTTAGCTACCAACGCTGTGAAAAGTGGTTTAGTCGCTGCTATGCACATGATTGGTAGCAAGGCTGTAAAGTTAGAGTCCATTGTTGGTACCAATGCGCTGCACGTATTTGGTTTAAATCTAGCAGCTACTGGTTTAACCGAAAAACGTGCCAAAATGAACGGTTTTGATGTGGGAGTGAGCATTGTTGATGACAACGACCGTCCCGAATTTATGGGGACCTTTGACAAGGTGCGCTTTAAGTTAATTTACGACAAGAAGACGCTCCGTTTGTTGGGTGCCCAATTACTTTCGTGAAACACCAACCACAGTGAAATTATCTTCTATATTGCTTTAGCAGTACAGAAGAAAATGTTGATCAGTGAACTGGGTTTAGTAGACGTTTACTTTCTTCCCCACTACAATAAGCCGTTCAACTTTGTGTTAGCAGCCGTGTTGCAAGCGCTTGGTTTTAGTTACTATACCCCTAAAAATAAATAA
- the lpdA gene encoding dihydrolipoyl dehydrogenase: protein MNYDLIIIGAGPAGYVAAEYAGKHKLKTLVVEKEYFGGVCLNVGCIPTKTLLKRAKIVDYLRHAQDYGISINGQVALNWNQLLEQKGKVVSKLVGGVKAIIASAKAETVMGEAKVLDPNTVEVAGKTYTTKSIVVATGSRPRYLTLPGFAEARQNGFVIDSTQALSLEGVPRKLVVVGGGVIGIEFAFLYASLGSEVTILQGVDRILEIFDTEVSDLVAKLLQTKNVKIITNAQVTRANNNEVFYSQNGQEGSVVGDRILVSIGRIPNTECLDGLNLQRDERNRIVLNQDLQTSIPNIYIVGDANAQLMLAHFAYQQGRYAVNHILNKKQVKPAQKLTCPSCIYTNPEVASVGYTEMELKKQGIPYVKTNLVLAHCGKAIADNETNGFVKMMFDPQTGKILGCCIIAATASDMIAELALAMDAGLTLFDIANSISPHPTINEMIADVCKKALFDHFK from the coding sequence ATGAATTACGATCTCATTATTATAGGGGCTGGTCCCGCTGGGTATGTGGCCGCTGAGTACGCGGGTAAGCATAAACTTAAAACACTCGTTGTCGAAAAGGAATACTTTGGTGGCGTGTGTTTAAATGTTGGTTGTATTCCAACGAAAACACTGTTAAAACGGGCCAAGATTGTCGATTACCTCCGCCATGCGCAGGACTATGGTATTTCAATTAATGGTCAAGTAGCACTTAACTGAAACCAATTGCTGGAGCAAAAAGGTAAGGTAGTGAGTAAGTTAGTTGGTGGGGTTAAAGCGATTATTGCTTCCGCTAAAGCTGAAACGGTAATGGGAGAAGCCAAGGTTTTGGATCCCAACACCGTGGAGGTAGCGGGTAAAACTTACACCACCAAAAGCATTGTGGTCGCAACTGGTTCACGACCCCGTTACTTAACGCTTCCGGGTTTTGCAGAAGCGCGTCAAAACGGTTTTGTAATTGACTCGACCCAAGCGCTCTCTTTGGAAGGGGTACCACGCAAGTTAGTTGTTGTTGGTGGTGGAGTGATTGGTATTGAATTTGCCTTTCTCTACGCTTCATTGGGTAGTGAAGTGACTATCTTACAAGGGGTGGATAGGATCTTGGAAATCTTTGACACTGAGGTATCAGATTTAGTCGCTAAACTCTTGCAAACCAAGAATGTCAAGATTATTACCAACGCACAGGTAACCCGTGCTAACAATAATGAAGTCTTTTATTCGCAAAACGGGCAGGAAGGCAGTGTGGTTGGTGATCGCATTTTGGTCTCGATTGGTCGCATTCCCAACACGGAATGTCTTGATGGGTTGAACTTACAACGTGATGAGCGCAACCGGATTGTGCTCAATCAAGATCTCCAAACCTCAATTCCCAACATCTACATAGTTGGCGATGCCAATGCCCAGTTAATGTTGGCCCACTTTGCCTACCAACAAGGGCGGTATGCGGTGAACCATATCTTAAACAAGAAGCAGGTCAAACCAGCGCAAAAGTTAACTTGCCCTTCCTGTATTTACACCAATCCGGAAGTAGCATCGGTGGGTTACACCGAAATGGAGTTGAAAAAACAGGGCATTCCTTATGTCAAAACCAATCTTGTTTTAGCGCACTGTGGAAAAGCAATCGCTGACAATGAAACCAACGGTTTTGTCAAAATGATGTTTGACCCACAAACCGGTAAGATCTTGGGTTGCTGTATTATTGCTGCTACTGCTAGTGACATGATTGCCGAGCTAGCGTTGGCTATGGATGCAGGTTTGACATTATTTGACATTGCCAACTCCATTTCACCACATCCTACCATCAACGAAATGATCGCTGATGTGTGCAAAAAAGCTCTTTTTGATCACTTTAAATAA
- the pdhA gene encoding pyruvate dehydrogenase (acetyl-transferring) E1 component subunit alpha — MAILIKNKVPTTLYQVYDNEGKLMDPNHKITLSNEQLKHAFYLMNLSRIMDKKMLVWQRAGKMLNFAPNLGEEALQVGMGMGLNENDWFCPTFRSGALMLYRGVKPEQLLLYWNGNENGSKIEAKYKTLPINITIGAQYSHAAGLGYMLHYKKLPNVAVTMIGDGGTAEGEFYEAMNIASIHKWNSVFCINNNQFAISTRTKLESAVSDLSTKAIAVNIPRIRVDGNDLIASYEAMHEAANYARSGNGPVLIEFFSWRQGPHTTSDDPSIYRTKEEEAEAMKSDPVKRLRNFLFDRGILTPQQEEEMVAKIEQEVQAAYEVMVSKTPVTLDEVFDYNYEKLTPDLARQKAEAKKYFKD; from the coding sequence ATGGCAATTTTGATTAAAAACAAAGTCCCTACTACACTTTACCAAGTGTATGACAATGAGGGTAAGTTAATGGACCCTAATCACAAGATTACACTTAGCAACGAACAGTTAAAGCACGCTTTTTACCTCATGAATCTTTCCCGAATCATGGACAAGAAGATGCTTGTTTGACAACGTGCTGGTAAGATGTTGAACTTTGCGCCTAACTTAGGTGAGGAAGCACTGCAAGTTGGTATGGGCATGGGTTTAAATGAAAATGACTGGTTCTGCCCTACCTTCCGTTCCGGTGCGTTAATGTTGTACCGTGGTGTTAAACCAGAACAGCTTTTACTTTACTGAAACGGTAACGAAAACGGTAGTAAGATCGAAGCTAAATACAAAACGCTGCCCATTAACATTACCATTGGTGCACAGTACTCTCATGCTGCTGGACTTGGTTACATGTTGCACTACAAGAAACTCCCTAACGTAGCCGTTACGATGATTGGGGATGGTGGTACAGCTGAAGGTGAGTTTTATGAAGCGATGAACATTGCTTCCATTCACAAGTGAAACTCGGTCTTTTGTATTAACAACAACCAGTTTGCCATTTCCACCAGAACTAAATTAGAGTCCGCTGTAAGTGACCTTTCCACCAAGGCTATTGCGGTTAACATTCCTCGTATTCGCGTTGACGGTAATGACTTAATTGCGAGTTACGAAGCAATGCACGAAGCAGCTAACTATGCGAGAAGCGGTAATGGACCAGTGTTAATTGAGTTCTTCTCTTGACGTCAAGGTCCCCACACCACTTCCGATGACCCTTCCATTTACCGTACTAAAGAAGAGGAAGCGGAAGCGATGAAGAGTGACCCTGTGAAGCGGTTACGTAACTTCTTGTTTGACCGTGGTATTCTAACCCCACAACAAGAAGAGGAAATGGTAGCTAAGATTGAACAAGAAGTGCAAGCTGCATATGAGGTAATGGTTAGCAAAACGCCAGTTACCTTGGATGAAGTGTTTGATTACAACTATGAAAAGTTGACTCCTGATCTAGCGCGCCAAAAGGCTGAAGCTAAAAAATACTTTAAAGACTAA
- the pdhB gene encoding pyruvate dehydrogenase complex E1 component subunit beta: MSKTIQANNIEALGNAMDLALERDPNVVLYGQDAGFEGGVFRATKGLQKKYGEERVWDCPIAEAAMAGIGVGAAIGGLKPIVEIQFSGFSFPAMFQIFTHAARIRNRSRGVYTCPIIVRMPMGGGIKALEHHSETLEAIYGQIAGLKTVMPSNPYDTKGLFLAAVESPDPVVFFEPKKLYRAFRQEIPADYYTVPIGQANLISQGNNLTIVSYGPTMFDLINMVYGGELKDKGIELIDLRTISPWDKETVFNSVKKTGRLLVVTEAAKTFTTSGEIIASVTEELFSYLKAAPQRVTGWDIVVPLARGEHYQFNLNARILEAVNQLLK, from the coding sequence ATGTCAAAAACAATTCAAGCAAATAACATTGAAGCGTTGGGTAACGCAATGGATCTAGCGTTAGAGCGCGACCCCAACGTTGTTTTATACGGTCAGGATGCTGGCTTTGAAGGTGGTGTGTTCCGTGCTACTAAGGGTTTACAAAAGAAGTACGGTGAGGAGCGTGTTTGGGACTGTCCGATTGCCGAAGCAGCTATGGCTGGTATTGGTGTGGGCGCTGCCATTGGTGGACTTAAACCAATCGTGGAAATCCAGTTCTCCGGTTTTTCTTTCCCCGCAATGTTCCAAATTTTTACCCACGCAGCACGGATCCGCAACCGTTCTCGCGGTGTGTATACCTGTCCGATTATTGTCCGCATGCCAATGGGTGGTGGGATTAAAGCACTTGAACACCACAGTGAGACCTTGGAAGCGATTTACGGTCAAATTGCCGGACTTAAAACAGTGATGCCGTCCAACCCTTACGACACCAAGGGCTTATTCTTAGCAGCAGTGGAATCACCTGACCCTGTGGTCTTCTTTGAACCAAAGAAGCTGTACCGTGCCTTCCGTCAGGAAATTCCAGCAGATTATTACACTGTGCCAATTGGTCAAGCTAACTTAATTAGCCAGGGTAACAACCTTACTATTGTTAGTTACGGTCCTACCATGTTTGACCTAATTAACATGGTCTATGGGGGTGAGTTGAAGGACAAGGGCATTGAACTCATTGACTTGCGTACCATTTCCCCTTGAGACAAGGAAACGGTGTTTAACTCCGTGAAGAAAACCGGGCGCTTGCTCGTAGTTACCGAAGCGGCTAAAACCTTTACCACCAGTGGGGAAATTATTGCATCGGTAACTGAAGAATTATTTAGCTATCTCAAGGCAGCCCCACAACGGGTAACCGGTTGGGACATTGTGGTACCGTTAGCACGGGGTGAACACTACCAGTTCAATTTAAATGCCCGCATTTTGGAAGCTGTTAACCAACTTTTAAAGTAA
- a CDS encoding lipoate--protein ligase: MKTYILTSPKNIPYFNAALEEWLLTEFKKGEEIKVIYFWQNANTIVVGRNQNTYAEVNLSEVEKDKVNLFRRFSGGGAVFHDMGNICFSIILPKAKKEMENAYEETTRNVVKFLNSVGVPAQFHGRNDLEIEGKKFSGLAEYLSKDRVLVHGTLLFDTDFTKLAKYLNVDKTKMVSKGIESVQKRVVNVKEYLPNLSTPTFLEKMVQFFTETEHAETIHLDESSIKMVEKRAQEHFQSWDWNFGKTADYNFKNKKRFEGAGIFECNVQVDQGKVVDIEFYGDFLSVIDITPVTQQLVGQKYDYQIFAKILGNIDNFKEYFGTLTPQQMLEVIFDNKKDE, encoded by the coding sequence ATGAAAACTTACATTCTCACTTCCCCTAAAAACATTCCTTACTTCAACGCAGCGTTAGAAGAATGGCTACTCACCGAATTTAAAAAGGGCGAGGAAATTAAAGTCATTTACTTCTGGCAAAACGCCAACACGATTGTGGTGGGGCGCAACCAAAATACGTACGCTGAGGTTAACCTTAGTGAAGTGGAAAAGGACAAGGTTAATTTGTTTCGCCGTTTTTCTGGAGGTGGGGCGGTGTTTCATGACATGGGTAACATCTGTTTCTCAATTATTTTGCCCAAAGCAAAAAAGGAAATGGAAAACGCTTATGAAGAAACAACCCGTAATGTGGTGAAGTTCTTAAACAGTGTAGGTGTACCCGCACAGTTTCATGGCCGCAATGACTTGGAAATTGAGGGCAAGAAGTTCTCTGGTTTAGCGGAATACCTCTCCAAAGACCGCGTGTTGGTCCACGGTACGTTGTTGTTTGATACCGACTTTACCAAGCTAGCGAAGTACCTCAATGTGGATAAAACAAAAATGGTAAGTAAGGGAATTGAAAGTGTCCAAAAACGGGTAGTTAACGTAAAAGAATACCTCCCCAACCTCTCTACCCCAACCTTCTTGGAAAAGATGGTGCAGTTCTTTACCGAAACCGAACATGCTGAAACGATTCATTTGGATGAAAGCAGCATTAAGATGGTGGAAAAACGTGCACAGGAACACTTCCAATCCTGGGATTGAAACTTTGGTAAAACAGCTGACTACAACTTTAAAAACAAGAAACGGTTTGAGGGTGCGGGCATCTTTGAATGTAACGTGCAGGTAGATCAGGGTAAAGTAGTCGACATTGAGTTCTATGGGGACTTTTTGAGTGTTATCGACATTACCCCCGTTACCCAGCAGTTGGTAGGACAAAAATACGATTACCAAATCTTTGCTAAAATATTGGGTAACATTGATAACTTTAAGGAGTACTTTGGTACCTTAACACCTCAACAAATGCTCGAAGTTATCTTTGATAACAAAAAGGATGAGTAA
- a CDS encoding dihydrolipoamide acetyltransferase family protein → MANEFKFTDVGEGLHEGKVTEILKKVGDTIKVDEALFVVETDKVTTELPSPYAGVITAITTNVGDVVHIGQVMAVIDDGAGAAAPAAPQPVSAPAPAPTPTFTPTPAPVTTEPVVEEAGASVVGEIKVSNSVFPIFGVQPSAPQPTPAPVVQPTSAPTPTPAPASAAAPSGEETIAITTMRKAIAEAMVKSHENIPATILTFYVNATKLKQYRESVNGLALSKYNMKISFFAFFVKAIVNALKKFPVFNGRYDKERNLIVLNKDVNVGIAVDTPDGLIVPNIKQAQTKSVVDIAKDIVDLANRARSKQIKLPDLSKGTISVTNFGSLGAAFGTPIIKHPEMCIVATGNMEERVVRAEGGVAVHTILPLTIAADHRWVDGADVGRFGKEIAKQIEELIDLEVA, encoded by the coding sequence ATGGCAAATGAGTTTAAGTTCACCGATGTTGGTGAGGGCTTACATGAGGGTAAAGTAACTGAAATCCTCAAAAAAGTGGGCGATACGATCAAGGTCGATGAAGCCCTTTTTGTAGTGGAAACCGATAAGGTAACCACCGAACTTCCATCCCCTTATGCTGGGGTTATTACCGCCATTACCACTAATGTTGGTGATGTGGTGCACATTGGTCAGGTGATGGCCGTTATTGATGATGGCGCTGGTGCTGCTGCACCTGCTGCGCCCCAACCAGTATCTGCACCAGCTCCTGCCCCAACCCCAACATTTACCCCAACACCAGCACCTGTAACCACCGAACCAGTAGTGGAAGAGGCGGGTGCCTCGGTAGTGGGTGAAATTAAGGTATCGAACAGTGTGTTTCCTATTTTTGGTGTGCAGCCAAGTGCGCCCCAACCAACACCAGCTCCTGTAGTACAACCTACATCCGCTCCAACTCCCACTCCAGCTCCAGCATCTGCAGCAGCACCTAGTGGTGAGGAAACGATTGCGATCACGACAATGCGTAAAGCAATTGCTGAAGCAATGGTGAAATCACACGAAAACATTCCCGCTACGATTCTCACCTTCTATGTTAACGCTACTAAGTTAAAGCAGTACCGTGAGAGTGTTAACGGCTTAGCTTTAAGCAAGTACAACATGAAGATTTCCTTCTTTGCTTTCTTTGTTAAAGCAATTGTTAATGCTTTGAAGAAGTTTCCTGTTTTCAATGGTCGTTATGACAAGGAACGCAACCTAATTGTGTTAAACAAGGATGTTAACGTAGGTATTGCCGTGGACACTCCCGATGGTCTGATTGTGCCTAACATTAAGCAAGCACAAACGAAGTCGGTAGTCGACATTGCCAAGGACATTGTTGATCTTGCTAACCGTGCCCGCAGTAAGCAAATTAAGCTTCCTGATTTAAGTAAGGGAACGATCTCGGTAACTAACTTTGGTTCTTTAGGCGCTGCTTTTGGTACCCCGATTATTAAGCACCCGGAAATGTGTATTGTCGCTACCGGTAACATGGAAGAACGTGTTGTGCGTGCTGAAGGTGGGGTAGCCGTTCATACCATCCTACCGTTAACAATTGCTGCCGACCACCGCTGGGTCGATGGCGCTGATGTGGGTCGCTTTGGTAAGGAAATTGCCAAGCAAATCGAAGAATTAATTGATTTAGAAGTAGCTTAG
- a CDS encoding MPN396 family protein, protein MGLKKRVSFDWLLKIGIILVLAFLGLFGIIFGSYKLLNDSRLGVVFNGSTTTTVYFLNHKSKDANKELDPTQKKDGNGNGNNTEMITDVNGFLNNIEKSYANSLYAQGFSSVNITKNSHDTSAKELSDKGVFDSSWLVNDGLPSISVTFEQRREEARTRARKRQIDAQVKRNALSAIEHNYKLSLETTDGIVLFDSFDKEFIRNSLTAVVPQTTNTNSALTFEYKLSKNVITKESLHNDFLDFIKSKSLTDSDYNTGNGQKSVEGSGKWFKDKANGSAQNGNKTLVLWKDKEGAVQYVRNIFNVPKGGTDYLTFNEREKNLWDFLHAEGNFSSGDNLFLQKNNNGNSPITKASDITLKNIYYIYAAPTHFSQVATKDNNNKDAADVVTVANSADTRKLRSGDATGFSGLFSNYILAEIRTEDPVAKNGDPVKVNATLQSFLDSNNQRLEHGGNIKFQVANFVNNDGSYVPASYLEASRVKVLLSNGFPETATIAAANTKLVNAPLSNTLARDVSNFASSFIALGVIILLATIALGIRYKLLGLYKALALALSAISSLAFFNAVGGVVDVFSFVGIFFVVAVNIINLITLAELFLRNIKNNASIVESWKLCLKRSFFTMIETHICWLLSALVVIYLSNYQVQQLGTLMAVSAITSYFLNYGLGVILVWLFVSSHSGLEWRFFLYKKDAQALTKTSSNCSILTENNDIQTDFFISKNQHDFFGKKKWSLLFIWLTVLAFGVVMLGLYLGAPQLLGNFLAADIESSTGIMLGVGVISLLYLLYSLPRYGVAYGISYLIALILLAAGLFGAMYLANFIFRIDQSTIQLIIFVYLFWLFFQARIGQTTIWTYCYWFKRSLKDRVFVKNLFNDNVNSQWRLDLIGSSVLILLFIVYAAFNFGGINGTINLVIFYLIAIVALFSVFVNGLPLFSFGLINGWLSPYNYVQIHITLRHKKQMFKEVDQIEEQLISGINSF, encoded by the coding sequence GTGGGACTGAAAAAGCGGGTTTCCTTTGACTGGCTCTTAAAGATTGGAATTATCCTGGTCTTAGCTTTTTTGGGCCTGTTTGGAATTATTTTTGGTAGTTATAAGCTTCTAAACGACAGTCGCTTAGGGGTAGTGTTCAACGGTTCCACTACCACCACTGTTTATTTTTTAAACCATAAGTCCAAGGACGCTAACAAGGAGTTAGATCCTACCCAGAAAAAGGACGGCAATGGCAACGGTAACAATACTGAAATGATTACCGATGTGAACGGTTTTCTCAACAATATTGAAAAGAGTTACGCCAACAGCCTCTACGCCCAGGGTTTTTCGTCTGTTAACATCACGAAAAACTCACACGATACAAGTGCAAAAGAACTTTCAGATAAAGGAGTTTTTGACAGTTCTTGACTAGTTAATGATGGTTTACCCTCTATTTCTGTTACCTTTGAGCAACGTCGTGAAGAGGCGCGTACCCGAGCACGAAAGCGGCAAATAGATGCACAGGTCAAGCGCAACGCTTTAAGTGCAATTGAACACAACTACAAACTTTCGTTAGAAACCACTGACGGAATTGTTCTTTTTGACTCGTTTGATAAGGAATTTATTAGAAATTCGCTTACAGCAGTTGTTCCCCAAACCACAAACACCAACAGTGCCTTAACGTTTGAGTACAAGCTCAGCAAAAATGTTATTACCAAAGAATCTTTACACAACGACTTTTTGGACTTTATTAAGAGTAAGAGTTTAACTGATTCTGACTATAATACTGGTAATGGTCAAAAGAGTGTTGAAGGTAGCGGTAAATGATTTAAAGACAAGGCTAACGGTAGTGCACAAAACGGAAATAAAACTTTAGTTTTATGGAAGGATAAGGAAGGTGCAGTACAGTATGTGCGCAACATCTTTAACGTTCCTAAAGGTGGTACTGATTACCTCACCTTTAACGAACGTGAAAAGAACCTCTGGGACTTCTTGCACGCTGAGGGTAACTTTTCCTCTGGTGATAATTTGTTTTTGCAAAAAAATAATAATGGTAATTCACCAATTACCAAAGCTAGTGACATTACCTTAAAAAATATCTATTACATCTATGCAGCACCGACACATTTCTCACAAGTTGCAACCAAAGACAATAACAATAAGGACGCTGCTGATGTTGTCACTGTAGCTAACAGCGCGGACACTAGAAAACTGCGCAGCGGTGATGCTACTGGTTTTTCTGGTTTATTCTCCAATTACATCTTGGCAGAAATTAGAACAGAAGATCCGGTAGCTAAGAATGGTGATCCGGTTAAGGTAAACGCCACTTTACAAAGCTTTTTGGATAGCAATAACCAACGCTTAGAACACGGTGGTAACATTAAGTTCCAAGTAGCTAACTTTGTTAACAATGATGGTTCATACGTTCCTGCTTCTTACTTGGAAGCTAGTAGGGTAAAGGTGCTGTTGAGCAATGGTTTTCCCGAAACCGCTACCATTGCAGCTGCTAACACCAAGTTAGTTAATGCACCGCTTTCCAACACTTTAGCACGCGATGTTTCTAACTTTGCTTCGAGCTTCATTGCCTTGGGTGTAATTATCCTGCTCGCTACAATTGCGTTAGGTATTCGTTACAAGCTACTTGGCCTTTACAAAGCCTTAGCCTTAGCGCTTAGTGCCATCTCTTCGCTCGCCTTCTTTAATGCCGTTGGTGGTGTCGTTGATGTCTTTTCGTTTGTCGGCATCTTCTTTGTGGTTGCCGTTAACATTATTAACCTGATCACTCTGGCGGAACTGTTTTTGCGTAACATTAAGAACAACGCCTCAATTGTGGAATCGTGAAAACTGTGTTTAAAACGTAGTTTCTTCACGATGATAGAAACCCACATTTGCTGGTTATTGAGTGCCTTAGTCGTGATTTACCTCTCCAACTACCAGGTACAACAGTTAGGTACCTTAATGGCAGTTTCAGCGATTACCTCTTACTTCTTAAACTATGGTTTAGGAGTAATCTTAGTGTGGTTGTTTGTGTCATCCCATTCCGGGTTAGAATGACGCTTCTTCCTCTATAAAAAGGACGCGCAAGCGTTGACCAAAACATCGAGTAACTGCTCGATCTTAACGGAAAACAACGACATCCAAACGGACTTCTTTATCAGTAAGAACCAGCACGACTTCTTTGGTAAGAAAAAGTGGAGCTTGCTGTTTATTTGGTTGACAGTTCTCGCCTTTGGGGTGGTGATGCTCGGCCTTTATCTGGGCGCACCACAACTGTTAGGTAACTTTTTAGCCGCTGACATCGAATCGAGTACTGGCATTATGTTAGGTGTGGGGGTGATTAGCTTGCTCTATCTCTTGTATTCGCTACCGCGCTATGGTGTCGCTTATGGGATTAGCTACCTAATTGCTTTAATTCTGTTAGCCGCTGGACTTTTTGGGGCAATGTACCTCGCTAACTTTATCTTTAGGATTGACCAGTCCACAATTCAACTAATTATCTTTGTGTACCTGTTCTGGCTGTTCTTCCAAGCCCGCATTGGTCAAACTACCATTTGGACTTACTGTTACTGGTTTAAACGCAGCTTGAAGGACCGGGTCTTTGTGAAAAACCTCTTTAACGACAATGTTAACAGCCAATGAAGGTTAGATCTTATTGGTAGCAGTGTTTTAATCCTACTCTTCATTGTGTACGCTGCCTTTAACTTTGGTGGTATTAACGGCACGATTAACCTAGTGATCTTCTACTTAATTGCGATTGTGGCCTTGTTTAGCGTGTTTGTCAATGGCTTACCGCTGTTTAGCTTTGGTTTAATCAATGGTTGGTTAAGTCCGTACAACTATGTCCAAATCCACATTACCTTACGCCACAAAAAGCAAATGTTTAAGGAAGTGGATCAAATTGAAGAACAGTTGATTAGTGGAATTAACAGCTTTTAA
- the apt gene encoding adenine phosphoribosyltransferase, translated as MKQKLQALDRAIKRFNDFPTPGILFYDITPIFLNSELFEFVLEQMAQFIQEVKADGIVCPEARGFIFGGALASKTKLPLVLVRKPHKLSGELARETYDLEYRQNSILEMRVDALENCKRCVIVDDLLATAGTVAAIDKLIARLGSQTVGYCFLIELQKLHGKAKLQPNVATKILLHY; from the coding sequence GTGAAACAGAAACTCCAAGCGCTTGATCGAGCTATTAAGCGATTTAATGACTTTCCCACTCCGGGAATCCTCTTTTACGACATTACGCCAATTTTTTTAAACAGTGAACTGTTTGAGTTTGTACTGGAACAAATGGCACAGTTTATCCAGGAAGTTAAAGCTGATGGCATCGTATGTCCCGAAGCGCGTGGTTTTATCTTTGGTGGTGCTTTGGCTTCCAAAACCAAACTACCCCTAGTGTTAGTGCGCAAACCCCATAAGCTATCAGGTGAGTTAGCGCGTGAAACCTATGATTTGGAATACCGCCAAAACTCAATCTTGGAAATGCGGGTTGATGCACTAGAAAACTGCAAGCGCTGTGTGATTGTTGATGACTTACTAGCTACTGCTGGTACGGTTGCAGCGATTGACAAACTAATAGCGCGTTTAGGTAGTCAAACTGTGGGTTATTGTTTTTTAATTGAACTGCAAAAACTGCACGGTAAAGCAAAGCTACAACCAAATGTGGCAACCAAGATCTTGCTCCACTATTAA